A single region of the Streptomyces vilmorinianum genome encodes:
- the lepB gene encoding signal peptidase I, translated as MAVGARSGHDEPEERPEQLAGSPVAMRDDSAGRQDGDPADDAEGATGEPGEDGEPGEDGQAGTGAKKQRSFWKELPLLIGIALLLALLIKTFLVQAFSIPSDSMMNTLQRGDRVLVDKLTPWFGSEPERGEVVVFHDPGGWLEGEPTPDPNVVQKFLSFIGLMPSAEEKDLIKRVIAVGGDTVSCKEGGKVILNGKPLEEASYIYPGSTPCGDKPFGPLTVPEGSIWVMGDNRQNSLDSRYHQNLPGAGTVSNEKVVGRAVVVAWPVTRWSTLPVPETFDQPGLSQALAVAPGAAGLAGALPLVLWRRKWVAARHTAE; from the coding sequence GTGGCCGTCGGGGCACGATCCGGACACGACGAGCCCGAGGAGAGGCCCGAGCAGCTCGCCGGGTCGCCGGTGGCCATGAGGGATGACTCCGCCGGCCGGCAGGACGGCGACCCCGCGGACGACGCCGAGGGTGCGACCGGCGAGCCCGGCGAGGACGGGGAGCCCGGCGAGGACGGGCAGGCCGGTACGGGCGCGAAGAAGCAGCGCTCGTTCTGGAAGGAACTGCCGCTCCTGATCGGTATCGCCCTGCTGCTCGCGCTGCTGATCAAGACCTTCCTGGTGCAGGCGTTCTCGATCCCCTCGGACTCGATGATGAACACGCTGCAGCGCGGCGACCGGGTTCTGGTGGACAAGCTCACCCCGTGGTTCGGCTCCGAGCCGGAGCGCGGCGAGGTCGTCGTCTTCCACGACCCGGGCGGCTGGCTGGAGGGCGAGCCCACGCCCGACCCGAACGTGGTGCAGAAGTTCCTGAGCTTCATCGGTCTGATGCCCTCCGCGGAGGAGAAGGACCTCATCAAGCGAGTCATCGCGGTCGGCGGCGACACGGTCTCCTGCAAGGAGGGCGGCAAGGTCATCCTCAACGGCAAGCCGCTGGAGGAGGCAAGCTACATCTACCCGGGCTCCACGCCGTGCGGTGACAAGCCCTTCGGGCCCCTCACCGTCCCCGAGGGCAGCATCTGGGTGATGGGCGACAACCGGCAGAACTCGCTGGACTCCCGCTACCACCAGAACCTCCCGGGCGCCGGCACGGTCTCCAACGAGAAGGTCGTCGGACGCGCGGTCGTGGTGGCCTGGCCGGTGACCCGCTGGTCCACGCTGCCCGTGCCGGAGACCTTCGACCAGCCGGGGCTGAGCCAGGCGCTGGCCGTGGCCCCGGGCGCCGCCGGCCTCGCCGGTGCGCTGCCGCTGGTGCTGTGGCGTCGCAAGTGGGTCGCGGCTCGGCATACCGCCGAGTAG
- the ffh gene encoding signal recognition particle protein produces MFDTLSDRLAATFKNLRGKGRLSEADIDATAREIRIALLEADVALPVVRAFIKQVKERALGVEVSQALNPAQQVIKIVNEELIGILGGETRRLRFAKTAPTVIMLAGLQGAGKTTLAGKLGLWLKGQGHSPLLVACDLQRPNAVTQLGVVAERAGVAFYGPQPGNGVGDPVQVAKDSIEYARGKQYDIVIVDTAGRLGIDVEMMQQAADIRDAVSPDEVLFVVDAMIGQDAVNTAEAFRDGVGFDGVVLSKLDGDARGGAALSIAHVTGRQIMFASNGEKLDDFDAFHPDRMASRILGMGDMLSLIEKAEQTFSQEEAAKMASKLASKKGQEFTLDDFLAQMEQVRKMGSISKLLGMLPGMAQMKEQINNIDERDVDRTAAIIKSMTPGERQDPTIINGSRRARIAKGSGVEVSAVKGLVERFFEARKMMSRMAQGGGMPGMPGIPGMGGGPGRQKKQIKQAKGKRKSGNPMKRKAEEQAAAARREQAQQGGAFGLPAAGQGPGDFELPDEFKKFMG; encoded by the coding sequence GTGTTCGATACCCTCTCCGACCGCCTTGCAGCGACATTCAAGAACCTCCGGGGCAAGGGCCGCCTGTCCGAGGCGGACATCGACGCCACCGCGCGCGAGATCCGTATCGCCCTGCTCGAGGCGGACGTCGCCCTGCCCGTCGTCCGGGCGTTCATCAAGCAGGTCAAGGAACGCGCGCTCGGCGTCGAGGTCTCCCAGGCGCTGAACCCCGCCCAGCAGGTCATCAAGATCGTCAACGAGGAGCTCATCGGCATCCTCGGCGGCGAGACCCGCCGCCTGCGGTTCGCCAAGACCGCCCCGACCGTGATCATGCTCGCCGGTCTCCAGGGTGCCGGTAAGACCACCCTCGCCGGAAAGCTCGGCCTCTGGCTCAAGGGCCAGGGCCACTCCCCGCTGCTCGTCGCCTGCGACCTCCAGCGCCCCAACGCCGTCACCCAGCTCGGCGTCGTCGCCGAGCGCGCGGGCGTCGCGTTCTACGGCCCCCAGCCGGGCAACGGCGTCGGCGACCCGGTCCAGGTCGCGAAGGACTCCATCGAGTACGCGCGCGGCAAGCAGTACGACATCGTCATCGTCGACACCGCCGGCCGCCTCGGCATCGACGTCGAGATGATGCAGCAGGCCGCGGACATCCGCGACGCCGTCAGCCCCGACGAGGTCCTCTTCGTCGTCGACGCCATGATCGGTCAGGACGCGGTCAACACCGCCGAGGCCTTCCGCGACGGCGTCGGCTTCGACGGCGTCGTGCTCTCCAAGCTCGACGGCGACGCCCGAGGCGGCGCCGCGCTCTCCATCGCGCACGTCACCGGCCGCCAGATCATGTTCGCCTCCAACGGCGAGAAGCTGGACGACTTCGACGCGTTCCACCCGGACCGCATGGCGTCCCGCATCCTCGGCATGGGCGACATGCTCTCGCTCATCGAGAAGGCCGAGCAGACCTTCAGCCAGGAAGAGGCCGCCAAGATGGCCTCCAAGCTGGCGTCCAAGAAGGGCCAGGAGTTCACGCTCGACGACTTCCTCGCCCAGATGGAACAGGTCCGCAAGATGGGCTCCATCAGCAAGCTGCTCGGGATGCTCCCCGGCATGGCGCAGATGAAGGAGCAGATCAACAACATCGACGAGCGGGACGTCGACCGCACGGCCGCGATCATCAAGTCGATGACCCCCGGCGAGCGCCAGGACCCCACCATCATCAACGGCTCGCGCCGCGCCCGTATCGCCAAGGGCTCGGGCGTCGAGGTCAGCGCCGTCAAGGGCCTGGTCGAGCGGTTCTTCGAGGCCCGCAAGATGATGTCCCGCATGGCCCAGGGCGGCGGCATGCCGGGCATGCCCGGGATCCCCGGCATGGGCGGCGGCCCCGGCCGGCAGAAGAAGCAGATCAAGCAGGCCAAGGGCAAGCGCAAGAGCGGCAACCCGATGAAGCGCAAGGCCGAGGAGCAGGCCGCCGCGGCCCGCCGCGAGCAGGCCCAGCAGGGCGGCGCGTTCGGCCTCCCGGCGGCCGGCCAGGGCCCGGGCGACTTCGAGCTCCCCGACGAGTTCAAGAAGTTCATGGGCTGA
- a CDS encoding SAM-dependent methyltransferase yields the protein MTPTLVPHHPARDWAEIQERMLVPLYEAVYDRLDVGPRSRVLGLGCGSGLALLMAASRGARVTGVDRDHARVELARERLPEGAGHAVVEGDPADAGDPSRTPSPYDVITAFHASAGLGAALAAVTPLAQRGAAVVLADWGPPERCATASVRRVAVRLAGWRPAPAEDLEGVVAGAGLIPDGSGRVSCPFGYADTDSAVRGLLSTGDFDAAIRATDLSQVEKEIMEALDPYVRGDGTVWMPNVFRYLIARVP from the coding sequence ATGACACCTACGCTCGTCCCGCACCACCCCGCGCGCGACTGGGCCGAGATCCAGGAGCGCATGCTCGTCCCGCTCTACGAGGCGGTGTACGACCGTCTCGACGTGGGTCCGCGCTCCCGGGTCCTCGGGCTCGGGTGCGGGTCGGGGCTCGCGCTGCTGATGGCGGCCTCGCGGGGTGCGCGGGTCACCGGCGTGGACCGGGACCACGCGCGCGTGGAGCTGGCCCGGGAGCGGCTGCCGGAGGGTGCGGGGCACGCGGTCGTCGAGGGCGACCCGGCGGACGCCGGGGATCCGTCCCGTACACCGTCTCCGTACGACGTGATCACGGCCTTCCATGCCTCGGCGGGGCTCGGGGCGGCGCTGGCGGCCGTCACTCCCCTGGCTCAACGGGGCGCGGCGGTCGTTCTCGCGGACTGGGGGCCGCCCGAGCGGTGCGCGACGGCGTCGGTGCGGCGGGTGGCGGTGCGGCTGGCCGGGTGGCGTCCGGCGCCGGCCGAGGACCTTGAGGGTGTGGTGGCGGGGGCGGGTCTGATTCCGGACGGTTCGGGCCGGGTGTCGTGTCCGTTCGGGTACGCGGACACCGACAGCGCGGTGCGCGGGCTGCTGTCGACGGGCGACTTCGACGCGGCGATCCGTGCGACGGACCTGTCCCAGGTCGAGAAGGAGATCATGGAGGCGCTGGATCCGTATGTCCGCGGGGACGGGACGGTGTGGATGCCGAACGTCTTCCGGTATCTGATCGCCCGCGTCCCCTAA
- the lepB gene encoding signal peptidase I has translation MDTEAQHTERDRSSETEERSRSARIPGPEPEPAGAEPGGGEASGAEPGGGEAAGAESAGAVRADATPVGGWSWRRTGIVGGVCVVFLLFLSHFVMQPFLIPSGSMEPTLQVGDRILVNKLAYRFGDQPRRGDVVVFDGTGSFLQGAPEQNPVTGLLHGAAAALGLAEPAETDFVKRVVGVGGDRVVCCDKNGRLTVNGVPVEEWYVQLGDTPSKVPFDIVVPQGTLWVMGDHRSQSSDSRDHLGRPGGGMVPVERVIGRADWIGWPFGRWSEVPETGAFDAVPAPAAGRHG, from the coding sequence ATGGACACCGAAGCACAGCACACGGAGCGCGACCGCTCCTCCGAGACGGAGGAGCGGTCGCGCTCCGCGCGTATTCCCGGACCCGAACCGGAGCCCGCGGGCGCGGAGCCTGGCGGTGGGGAGGCTAGCGGCGCGGAGCCTGGCGGCGGGGAGGCTGCCGGCGCGGAGAGCGCGGGCGCGGTGCGCGCCGACGCGACGCCCGTCGGCGGGTGGTCCTGGCGCCGCACGGGGATCGTCGGCGGCGTCTGCGTGGTCTTCCTGCTGTTCCTGAGCCACTTCGTGATGCAGCCCTTCCTGATCCCCAGCGGCTCGATGGAGCCGACCCTCCAGGTCGGGGACCGGATCCTGGTGAACAAGCTGGCGTACCGTTTCGGCGACCAGCCCCGGCGCGGCGACGTGGTCGTCTTCGACGGCACCGGCTCCTTCCTCCAGGGGGCCCCGGAGCAGAACCCGGTCACCGGCCTGCTGCACGGCGCCGCCGCCGCACTCGGCCTCGCCGAGCCCGCCGAGACCGACTTCGTGAAGCGGGTCGTGGGCGTGGGCGGCGACCGGGTCGTCTGCTGCGACAAGAACGGCCGGCTCACCGTCAACGGCGTGCCCGTCGAGGAGTGGTACGTCCAGTTGGGTGACACGCCCTCCAAGGTTCCTTTCGACATCGTCGTACCGCAGGGCACCCTGTGGGTGATGGGCGACCACCGCAGTCAGTCGAGCGACTCCCGCGACCACCTCGGGCGGCCGGGGGGCGGCATGGTGCCCGTCGAGCGGGTGATCGGGCGCGCGGACTGGATCGGCTGGCCCTTCGGCCGCTGGTCCGAGGTGCCGGAGACCGGCGCCTTCGACGCCGTACCCGCTCCCGCGGCGGGCCGCCATGGGTAA
- the rimM gene encoding ribosome maturation factor RimM (Essential for efficient processing of 16S rRNA), which produces MQLVVARVGRAHGIKGEVTVEVRTDEPELRLAPGAVLVTDPASAGPLTIETGRVHSGRLLLRFEGVRDRNAAEALRNTLLIADVDPDEMPEGEDEYYDHQLMDLDVVLADGTEVGRITEITHLPSQDLFIVERPDGTELMIPFVEEIVTDIDLEQQRAVIDPPPGLIDDRAEIASSREEES; this is translated from the coding sequence GTGCAGCTGGTAGTCGCGCGGGTCGGCCGCGCCCACGGCATCAAGGGCGAAGTCACCGTCGAGGTCCGTACGGACGAGCCCGAGCTCCGGCTCGCGCCCGGAGCCGTCCTGGTCACCGACCCGGCCTCCGCCGGGCCGCTGACCATCGAGACCGGCCGGGTGCACAGCGGCCGGCTGCTGCTCCGCTTCGAGGGCGTACGCGACCGCAACGCGGCCGAGGCCCTGCGCAACACCCTCCTCATCGCCGACGTCGACCCCGACGAGATGCCGGAGGGGGAGGACGAGTACTACGACCACCAGCTCATGGACCTGGACGTCGTCCTCGCCGACGGCACCGAGGTCGGCCGGATCACCGAGATCACGCACCTGCCGTCCCAGGACCTCTTCATCGTCGAGCGGCCCGACGGCACCGAGCTGATGATCCCCTTCGTCGAGGAGATCGTCACCGACATCGATCTGGAACAGCAGCGGGCCGTCATCGACCCGCCGCCCGGCCTGATCGACGACCGCGCCGAGATCGCCTCCTCCCGCGAGGAAGAGTCCTGA
- the lepB gene encoding signal peptidase I, translating into MGNRGKQQTGRRGDTRLPTGTRPTDGSRPLPGRAERRKLARKVKRRRQRSAVKEIPLLIVVAVLIALVLKTFLVQAFVIPSGSMEQTIRIDDRVLVDKLTPWFGSTPQRGDVVVFKDPGNWLPKGTTPPAEDPVGVKQVKQALTFIGLLPSADEQDLIKRVVAVGGDTVACCGKDGRITVNGVPLDEPYLHPGNEPSKIKFEVKVPPGRYFVMGDHRSDSADSRFHLDEKDRGTISQEDVVGRAVFIGWPVSHWRRLEEPDTFAAVPDGRSGSVSALGASHSVSSRNLNGLPWLPTPAELPLVMGVVGLSLFWGRHVHGLRSGCGGCGRRGTIRTRRARGEARAARRVAGGHEG; encoded by the coding sequence ATGGGTAACCGGGGCAAGCAGCAGACCGGGCGCCGCGGCGACACGCGGCTGCCCACCGGCACACGGCCCACGGACGGCAGCCGTCCGCTGCCCGGCCGTGCGGAGCGGCGCAAGCTCGCCCGCAAGGTCAAACGCCGCCGGCAGCGCTCCGCGGTCAAGGAGATCCCGCTCCTGATCGTGGTCGCCGTGCTGATCGCACTCGTCCTGAAGACCTTCCTGGTCCAGGCGTTCGTCATCCCGTCCGGCTCGATGGAGCAGACGATCCGGATCGACGACCGGGTCCTGGTCGACAAACTCACGCCCTGGTTCGGCTCCACGCCGCAGCGCGGTGACGTCGTCGTCTTCAAGGACCCCGGCAACTGGCTCCCGAAGGGCACCACACCGCCCGCCGAGGACCCGGTCGGTGTCAAACAGGTCAAGCAGGCCCTGACGTTCATCGGGCTGCTGCCCTCGGCCGACGAGCAGGACCTGATCAAGCGGGTCGTGGCGGTCGGCGGGGACACGGTCGCGTGCTGCGGCAAGGACGGCCGGATCACGGTCAACGGCGTACCGCTGGACGAACCGTATCTGCACCCGGGGAACGAGCCCTCGAAGATCAAGTTCGAGGTGAAGGTGCCGCCGGGCCGGTACTTCGTCATGGGCGACCACCGCTCCGACTCCGCCGACTCGCGCTTCCATCTCGACGAGAAGGACCGGGGCACGATCTCCCAGGAGGACGTCGTCGGCCGGGCCGTCTTCATCGGCTGGCCCGTGAGCCACTGGCGGCGCCTCGAGGAGCCGGACACGTTTGCGGCTGTACCGGACGGTCGTTCGGGATCTGTGTCCGCGCTCGGCGCGTCGCATAGTGTGTCCTCGCGGAATCTGAACGGATTGCCCTGGCTCCCGACCCCTGCGGAACTCCCGCTCGTTATGGGAGTGGTGGGCCTGTCCCTGTTCTGGGGCAGGCATGTGCACGGACTGAGGAGTGGATGTGGGGGATGTGGCCGTCGGGGCACGATCCGGACACGACGAGCCCGAGGAGAGGCCCGAGCAGCTCGCCGGGTCGCCGGTGGCCATGAGGGATGA
- the rplS gene encoding 50S ribosomal protein L19, with protein MASLLDSVNAAALRTDLPAFRPGDTVNVHVRVIEGNRSRIQQFKGVVIRRQGSGVSETFTVRKVSFSVGVERTFPVNSPIFEKIELVSRGDVRRAKLYYLRELRGKAAKIKEKRDN; from the coding sequence ATGGCCTCCCTGCTCGACTCGGTCAACGCGGCTGCGCTCCGCACCGACCTCCCCGCCTTCCGTCCCGGCGACACCGTGAACGTCCACGTGCGCGTCATCGAGGGCAACCGCTCCCGTATCCAGCAGTTCAAGGGCGTCGTCATCCGCCGCCAGGGCTCGGGCGTCAGCGAGACCTTCACGGTCCGCAAGGTCTCGTTCTCCGTCGGCGTCGAGCGCACCTTCCCGGTGAACAGCCCGATCTTCGAGAAGATCGAGCTCGTCAGCCGCGGTGACGTCCGTCGCGCCAAGCTCTACTACCTGCGTGAGCTGCGCGGCAAGGCTGCCAAGATCAAGGAGAAGCGCGACAACTGA
- the lepB gene encoding signal peptidase I, translating to MSGTIRTEGGRGRLGSVLSGLAVAVGCVLFLGGFVWGAVLYQPYTVPSDSMTPTLAVGSKVLAQRIDGSEVRRGDIVVFKDPLWGDMPMVKRVVGVGGDTVACCDADGRLTVDGKAIQEPYTQPGVPASGQEFSATVPEGNLFLLGDERLGSLDSRVHLQEAGQGSVPRSAVTARVDAVAWPDSALLERPTSFEALPGGVSRPGPVQALFSAIVAGCVLILAGAAYGPVAGRLAARSGRRSGGRSGGGSGGRPGGKSGGGSGTETVSA from the coding sequence ATGAGCGGGACCATACGGACGGAAGGCGGCCGCGGCCGCCTCGGCAGTGTGCTGTCGGGGCTGGCCGTGGCCGTCGGCTGTGTGCTCTTCCTCGGCGGATTCGTCTGGGGAGCCGTCCTCTACCAGCCGTACACCGTGCCCAGCGACTCCATGACCCCCACCCTCGCCGTCGGCTCCAAGGTCCTCGCGCAACGGATCGACGGGAGCGAGGTCCGGCGCGGGGACATCGTGGTCTTCAAGGACCCGCTGTGGGGCGACATGCCGATGGTCAAGCGCGTCGTCGGCGTCGGCGGCGACACCGTCGCCTGCTGCGATGCGGACGGGCGGCTCACGGTCGACGGCAAGGCGATCCAGGAGCCGTACACACAGCCCGGCGTACCCGCCTCGGGACAGGAGTTCTCGGCGACCGTGCCCGAAGGAAACCTCTTCCTCCTCGGCGACGAGCGGCTGGGCTCCCTGGACTCCCGGGTCCACCTCCAGGAAGCCGGCCAGGGCTCCGTACCGCGCTCCGCGGTCACCGCCCGCGTCGACGCCGTCGCCTGGCCCGACAGCGCCCTCCTGGAGCGCCCCACGAGCTTCGAGGCCCTCCCGGGCGGCGTCTCGCGCCCCGGTCCCGTACAGGCGCTCTTCTCCGCGATCGTCGCCGGGTGTGTACTGATCCTGGCCGGGGCCGCGTACGGGCCCGTGGCAGGGCGGCTGGCGGCACGGTCGGGCCGTCGGTCCGGTGGCCGGTCGGGCGGTGGGTCCGGCGGTCGGCCGGGCGGTAAGTCCGGCGGTGGGTCGGGTACGGAGACGGTGAGCGCATGA
- a CDS encoding RNA-binding protein, translating into MLEEALEHLVKGIVDNPDDVQVASRNLRRGRVLEVRVHPDDLGKVIGRNGRTARALRTVVGAIGGRGIRVDLVDVDQVR; encoded by the coding sequence ATGCTCGAGGAGGCTCTCGAGCACCTCGTGAAGGGCATCGTCGACAACCCCGACGACGTGCAGGTCGCCTCGCGCAACCTGCGTCGCGGCCGCGTACTCGAGGTCCGGGTCCACCCCGACGACCTCGGCAAGGTGATCGGCCGCAACGGCCGCACCGCGCGTGCGCTGCGTACCGTCGTGGGCGCCATCGGCGGCCGTGGCATCCGCGTCGACCTCGTCGACGTGGACCAGGTCCGCTGA
- the rpsP gene encoding 30S ribosomal protein S16 — MAVKIKLKRLGKIRQPHYRIVVADSRTRRDGRAIEEIGLYHPTYNPSKIEVDSERAQYWLSVGAQPTEPVLAILKLTGDWQKHKGLPAPAPLLQPATKEDKRASFDAFAKTLEGDDAKGEAITPKAKKADKKADEAEAASTESTEA, encoded by the coding sequence GTGGCAGTCAAGATCAAGCTCAAGCGCCTCGGCAAGATTCGCCAGCCGCACTACCGCATCGTCGTCGCCGACTCCCGCACCCGCCGGGACGGTCGTGCGATCGAGGAGATCGGTCTGTACCACCCGACGTACAACCCCTCGAAGATCGAGGTCGACTCCGAGCGTGCGCAGTACTGGCTGTCCGTCGGCGCCCAGCCGACCGAGCCCGTCCTCGCCATCCTGAAGCTCACCGGCGACTGGCAGAAGCACAAGGGCCTGCCGGCCCCGGCGCCGCTGCTGCAGCCGGCGACGAAGGAGGACAAGCGCGCCTCCTTCGACGCGTTCGCCAAGACCCTCGAGGGTGACGACGCCAAGGGTGAGGCCATCACCCCGAAGGCGAAGAAGGCCGACAAGAAGGCGGACGAGGCCGAGGCCGCGTCCACCGAGTCGACCGAGGCCTGA
- the trmD gene encoding tRNA (guanosine(37)-N1)-methyltransferase TrmD — MRLDVVTIFPEYLEPLNVSLVGKARARGQLDVHVHDLRQWTYDRHNTVDDTPYGGGPGMVMKTEPWGDALDQTLADGFEAGAHGPALVVPTPSGRPFTQELAVELSERPWLIFTPARYEGIDRRVMDEYATRIPVYEVSIGDYVLAGGEAAVLVVTEAVARLLPGVLGNAESHRDDSFAPGAMANLLEGPVYTKPPEWRGRAIPDVLLSGHHGKIARWRRDEAFRRTAQNRPDLIERCDPSVFDKKDREILSLLGWAPEPGGRFWRRPDAVEE; from the coding sequence ATGCGGCTCGACGTCGTCACGATCTTCCCCGAGTACCTGGAACCGCTGAACGTCTCCCTGGTCGGCAAGGCACGCGCGCGTGGCCAGCTCGACGTCCACGTCCACGACCTGCGGCAGTGGACCTACGACCGGCACAACACGGTCGACGACACCCCCTACGGCGGCGGCCCCGGCATGGTCATGAAGACCGAGCCCTGGGGCGACGCCCTCGACCAGACCCTCGCCGACGGCTTCGAGGCCGGCGCGCACGGGCCCGCCCTGGTCGTCCCCACCCCCAGCGGCCGCCCCTTCACCCAGGAACTCGCCGTCGAGCTCTCCGAGCGCCCCTGGCTGATCTTCACGCCCGCCCGCTACGAGGGCATCGACCGGCGCGTCATGGACGAGTACGCGACCCGCATACCGGTCTACGAGGTCTCCATCGGCGACTACGTCCTGGCCGGCGGGGAAGCCGCCGTCCTCGTCGTCACCGAGGCCGTCGCCCGGCTGCTGCCCGGCGTCCTCGGCAACGCCGAGTCCCACCGCGACGACTCCTTCGCCCCCGGGGCCATGGCCAACCTCCTGGAGGGCCCCGTCTACACCAAGCCCCCCGAGTGGCGAGGCCGCGCGATCCCCGACGTACTCCTCAGCGGGCACCACGGGAAGATCGCGCGCTGGCGCCGCGACGAGGCCTTCCGCCGTACGGCACAGAACCGCCCGGACCTGATCGAACGCTGCGACCCCTCCGTCTTCGACAAGAAGGACAGGGAGATCCTCTCCCTGCTCGGCTGGGCCCCCGAGCCCGGCGGCCGATTTTGGCGCAGGCCCGACGCCGTGGAAGAATAG